A window of Mucilaginibacter paludis DSM 18603 contains these coding sequences:
- a CDS encoding OmpA family protein — MLKKIYFTLALLMFARVLLFAQDDSKTNSLFKAGESDYNSFKYAPAIVAFETLLKANPQNKEAQAMLADSYRQVKDYDKAVFWYGKLTTGTRVRPEWALRYAEVLANKKQYESSELWYEKYLNLVNKNKMASSFIKFYPNIGSLLEENEEWKVYYTNISTASSEYSPMYYKEGLVFASNRKGGPGFNRKIFQWDQSPFSDLYYVKNLSDIKAVDPDSLMDILRRGRKASGKKGDKENEGGIYTTNNDNRMIGLGGIKTFKDTLGDYLSKTVKVLPVPGKINTKYHEGSATMLPDGSMMFTRNNYLKGKYAESDDGINKLQIYIAKGSDFNDIQAFTYNNDQYSVGHPTVNSLGTLLIFSSDMPGQGGTDLYYCIRSNARSEWSRPKNMGPVINTEGNEMFPTLYQDSILYFSSTGHPGLGGLDIFKVTLKGPRPINSPANLGAPVNSSVDDFGLIRSEDGASGFFSSNRRGSDDIYGFTYQPFNLALKGLVVDADSGQPIPNSYVAIRSKNNISLKTNAQGGFSKSLNKETDYSLSATKDGYSTDEGTVTTKGIVSDTTLTITLRISKKAQDQQFDGPKKILCDSLRELFSIGKIYYDLDKSFIRPDAEGALNHLINLLNSYPGLKVIVASHCDTRASIDYNIGLSQRRSLSARAYLLAHGVSENRIQMEYFGKSRLANKCADGVPCTEADHQLNRRTEFVLLKNGKELQDMDCDWLQRNLKKK; from the coding sequence ATGCTAAAAAAAATATACTTCACCTTAGCTTTATTGATGTTTGCGCGGGTTTTATTATTTGCACAGGATGATAGCAAAACAAACAGCTTATTTAAAGCCGGCGAAAGTGACTATAACTCGTTTAAATATGCGCCGGCTATTGTGGCATTTGAAACCTTGCTGAAAGCGAATCCGCAAAACAAAGAAGCGCAGGCTATGCTGGCCGATAGCTACAGGCAGGTTAAAGATTATGATAAAGCGGTTTTTTGGTACGGAAAACTAACCACAGGCACCAGGGTACGGCCAGAATGGGCCTTGCGCTACGCCGAAGTATTGGCCAATAAAAAACAGTATGAAAGCTCTGAGCTATGGTACGAAAAGTATCTCAATCTTGTGAATAAGAACAAGATGGCGTCTTCATTTATTAAATTTTACCCCAACATCGGCTCTTTACTTGAGGAAAATGAGGAATGGAAGGTTTATTATACAAACATTAGTACGGCATCGTCAGAATATTCGCCCATGTATTATAAGGAAGGGCTTGTATTTGCCAGCAACCGTAAAGGGGGGCCGGGTTTTAACAGGAAGATTTTTCAATGGGATCAGTCGCCTTTTTCTGACCTGTACTATGTAAAAAATCTTTCGGATATCAAAGCCGTTGATCCGGACAGCCTCATGGATATTTTACGAAGGGGACGAAAGGCTTCGGGAAAAAAGGGCGATAAAGAAAATGAAGGTGGTATTTACACCACCAATAACGACAACAGGATGATAGGGCTGGGCGGTATCAAAACTTTTAAAGATACCCTTGGCGATTACCTCTCGAAAACTGTTAAAGTGCTGCCCGTACCCGGCAAAATCAATACCAAATACCACGAGGGTTCTGCTACGATGTTGCCTGATGGCTCGATGATGTTTACCCGGAACAATTATTTAAAAGGCAAATACGCCGAAAGCGACGATGGTATTAACAAACTCCAGATCTATATTGCTAAAGGTTCGGATTTTAATGACATTCAGGCTTTTACTTATAATAACGATCAATATTCGGTAGGGCACCCAACGGTAAACAGTTTGGGTACATTGTTGATATTTTCATCAGATATGCCAGGGCAGGGCGGCACCGATTTATACTATTGCATCCGTAGCAACGCGAGAAGTGAATGGAGCAGGCCTAAAAACATGGGCCCTGTTATCAACACCGAAGGTAACGAGATGTTTCCTACCCTTTATCAGGATAGTATTTTGTATTTCTCGTCTACCGGCCATCCCGGTTTGGGTGGGTTGGATATTTTTAAGGTAACGCTAAAGGGGCCGCGCCCTATCAATTCGCCGGCTAACTTGGGCGCACCCGTTAACTCTTCGGTTGATGATTTTGGCTTAATCAGGAGTGAGGACGGTGCTTCCGGATTTTTTAGCTCCAACCGGAGGGGTAGCGATGATATTTACGGGTTTACTTATCAGCCTTTCAACCTCGCTTTAAAAGGTTTGGTAGTTGATGCCGATAGCGGACAACCCATCCCTAATAGCTACGTAGCCATCAGATCAAAAAATAACATATCCTTAAAAACGAATGCACAGGGTGGATTCAGCAAATCCCTCAACAAAGAAACAGATTACAGCCTTTCGGCCACCAAGGACGGATACAGCACCGACGAAGGTACGGTAACTACCAAGGGCATTGTATCAGATACTACCTTAACCATTACGTTGCGCATTAGTAAAAAAGCCCAGGATCAGCAATTTGATGGGCCTAAGAAAATTCTTTGCGATTCGCTTCGCGAGCTCTTCTCAATCGGAAAAATATATTACGACCTGGATAAATCATTTATCCGACCCGATGCCGAGGGCGCTTTGAACCATTTAATTAATTTACTGAATAGCTATCCGGGCTTAAAGGTTATTGTAGCCAGCCACTGTGATACGCGCGCCTCTATAGATTATAATATTGGCCTATCTCAGCGCCGGTCGTTATCAGCCAGGGCTTACTTGCTGGCTCATGGCGTAAGCGAGAACAGGATACAGATGGAATACTTCGGCAAAAGCCGGTTAGCCAATAAATGCGCAGATGGTGTACCCTGCACCGAAGCCGACCACCAGCTAAACCGCCGCACCGAATTTGTTTTATTAAAGAATGGCAAAGAGCTACAGGATATGGATTGCGATTGGTTGCAACGTAATTTGAAAAAGAAATAG
- a CDS encoding pepsin/retropepsin-like aspartic protease family protein, translating to MTIKHTNQILLFCSLLFIISIATSCKKEKQQPASLVKLGLYEYASGSNKRIFIPITQIGNKPVTYYGIFDTGSTGMTIDATDILPASMITSNGIQFTGDSVNINGITVTSQQATISYGDLLSSTKEYGYLAYAPVTLGDANGKITTKRIPFFLYYKIIDETGKQLAAHSSDVFGVGPGVSYANKAIASPLSYFDLRTGTTNGFKLATLNTSGFNSNGTYVADLLTIGLTGADLSSAGFIIHPLSNLGSGGYSPNIPATITYNGKSISAQVLFDTGTPSITIIEDRTANALGSLPANSVVTVTTNKGFTYQYTTNSTGNLTAVQNPNNSGDTRTIFSLDFFISNEYLTDYSNHQIGLKNN from the coding sequence ATGACTATAAAACATACCAATCAAATTTTGTTATTCTGTTCGCTGCTGTTCATCATCAGCATAGCAACATCGTGTAAAAAAGAAAAACAGCAACCGGCAAGCCTGGTAAAACTCGGTTTATATGAATATGCATCCGGCAGCAACAAAAGAATTTTTATACCTATTACGCAAATTGGTAACAAACCCGTAACCTATTATGGGATATTTGATACCGGCTCCACCGGGATGACAATAGATGCTACGGATATTTTACCCGCTTCGATGATTACCAGTAACGGGATCCAGTTTACGGGAGACTCTGTTAATATTAACGGCATTACGGTTACATCCCAACAAGCTACAATTTCTTATGGCGATTTGCTCAGTAGTACCAAAGAATATGGTTACCTGGCCTACGCCCCCGTAACCCTTGGCGATGCAAACGGCAAAATAACCACCAAGCGCATCCCCTTCTTTTTGTATTACAAAATTATTGACGAAACAGGAAAACAACTGGCGGCACACTCAAGCGATGTTTTTGGAGTGGGGCCGGGAGTAAGCTATGCCAATAAAGCCATCGCAAGTCCGTTAAGTTATTTCGACTTGCGAACGGGCACTACCAACGGCTTTAAACTGGCTACGTTAAACACCAGCGGCTTCAATAGCAACGGCACTTATGTGGCTGATTTATTGACCATAGGCCTTACCGGCGCCGATCTCAGTTCCGCAGGTTTTATTATTCATCCCCTCAGCAATCTTGGCTCTGGTGGTTATTCGCCCAATATTCCGGCTACCATAACCTACAACGGCAAAAGTATTTCGGCACAGGTATTATTCGATACGGGCACTCCTTCTATCACTATTATTGAAGATCGTACGGCTAACGCCCTCGGTAGTTTACCGGCTAATTCGGTGGTTACAGTTACCACCAATAAAGGCTTTACCTATCAATACACTACCAACAGTACCGGCAACTTAACCGCTGTACAAAACCCCAATAATTCCGGTGATACCAGGACGATTTTTAGCCTGGATTTTTTTATCAGCAACGAATATTTAACAGATTATTCCAATCATCAGATAGGGTTGAAGAATAACTGA
- a CDS encoding YdeI/OmpD-associated family protein, translating into MMIELDTIILKFGDQGEKTGWRYIDIPFDIAEQLMPGQKKSFRVKGMLDGYPFRGLALMPMGDGNFIMALKADIRKAIHKKEGAMLHVQIEADHDYKVEIPDDLMECFEDDTEAFDFFNSLVRSHRDYFIKWIESAKTDATRVKRIVNTVNAMNRKMSYSEMIRALKKENN; encoded by the coding sequence ATGATGATTGAACTCGATACCATCATTTTAAAGTTTGGCGACCAGGGCGAAAAAACTGGGTGGAGATATATTGATATCCCCTTCGATATTGCCGAACAACTGATGCCCGGGCAAAAAAAATCGTTCAGGGTTAAGGGTATGCTTGATGGTTATCCATTCAGGGGGCTTGCCTTAATGCCCATGGGGGATGGTAATTTTATTATGGCGCTTAAAGCGGATATCCGAAAAGCTATTCATAAAAAAGAAGGCGCGATGTTGCACGTACAAATTGAGGCAGATCATGATTATAAAGTAGAAATTCCGGATGATTTGATGGAATGCTTTGAGGATGATACCGAAGCCTTCGATTTTTTCAACAGTCTCGTCCGCTCTCATCGCGACTATTTTATTAAATGGATAGAAAGCGCTAAAACAGATGCCACAAGGGTTAAACGTATAGTTAATACCGTGAACGCCATGAATCGTAAAATGAGCTACTCCGAAATGATCAGGGCTCTGAAAAAGGAAAACAATTAA
- a CDS encoding nuclear transport factor 2 family protein, with protein MKTLKTIILGLVILMSFGAANAKSINPPKEKISVNYAVTTYLNAIAHGKNSGLSEVMDSNVKFTMVRGKSMLTYNKDQVLEIFKGSENIEQDCETTVSTSESAPDLTVAKVEMKYKEFTRINYLTLANTVDGWKITSIYSVFK; from the coding sequence ATGAAAACTTTAAAAACAATTATCTTAGGTTTAGTTATACTAATGTCTTTCGGCGCAGCAAATGCAAAATCAATTAATCCGCCAAAAGAAAAAATTTCTGTAAACTACGCGGTTACTACTTATTTAAATGCTATTGCACATGGCAAAAATAGCGGATTAAGTGAAGTGATGGACAGCAATGTTAAATTTACTATGGTGCGTGGTAAAAGTATGCTGACTTACAATAAAGACCAGGTGCTTGAAATATTTAAGGGATCGGAAAATATCGAGCAAGATTGCGAAACAACTGTTTCTACATCAGAAAGTGCTCCCGACCTGACAGTTGCCAAGGTTGAAATGAAATACAAAGAGTTTACCCGTATTAACTACTTAACCCTGGCCAACACTGTAGATGGCTGGAAAATAACAAGTATCTACTCGGTTTTTAAATAA
- a CDS encoding cytidine deaminase has protein sequence MTNKEIKISFEEYSKIDDLNSVDKALCLEAIKALDNSHSPYSKFKVGAALRLQSGKIIYGSNQENVAYPSGLCAERVALFHWGANYPNDPIISMAVTAHTNDFQILAPITPCGSCLQVLAEYEKSQAKTIEVLLYCQNGAIWKTTGIQNFLPFLFFEERLK, from the coding sequence ATGACGAATAAAGAAATAAAGATTTCATTTGAAGAATACTCAAAAATAGATGATTTAAACAGTGTAGATAAGGCCTTGTGCCTCGAGGCTATCAAGGCCCTCGATAATTCACATTCGCCCTATTCAAAATTTAAGGTTGGCGCTGCTTTGCGGCTGCAAAGTGGTAAAATAATTTACGGTAGCAACCAGGAGAATGTGGCGTACCCTTCCGGTCTTTGCGCCGAACGTGTGGCCCTGTTCCATTGGGGGGCAAATTATCCAAACGATCCTATTATCAGTATGGCCGTTACTGCTCATACCAACGATTTCCAGATACTGGCCCCTATAACACCCTGTGGCTCATGCCTGCAGGTGCTGGCAGAGTATGAGAAGAGCCAGGCCAAAACCATCGAGGTATTGTTATATTGCCAAAACGGAGCCATCTGGAAAACAACCGGCATACAAAACTTTTTGCCATTTCTGTTTTTTGAGGAGCGTTTAAAATAA